In Sphaerospermopsis torques-reginae ITEP-024, the genomic window GCTGTTCGTAAACAGTTACCTTTTCAGGTTTCCACCGCAGACACGGAAAACGTGCGGGAAGACTTGCGCTTAAAATATCGTTATTTAGACTTACGACGCGATCGCATGGCGCAAAATATGCAACTGCGTCACCAAGTTGTTAAAGCAATGCGGCGTTATTTAGAAGATAACGAAGGTTTCATAGAAATAGAAACCCCTGTACTTACCCGTTCCACTCCCGAAGGTGCAAGAGATTATATTCTTCCCAGTCGCGTTAATGAAGGGGAATGGTTCGCTTTACCTCAGTCACCGCAACTATTCAAACAAATATTGATGGTATCCGGGATGGATAGATACTATCAAATTGCGAGATGTTTCCGTGATGAAGACTTGCGCGCAGACAGACAACCAGAGTTTACCCAGTTAGACATGGAAATGAGTTTCATGTCACAAGAGGAAATAATTGAACTCAACGAAAATTTAGTTTGTCATATTTTCAAAATAGTCAAAAATATTGACTTACCCCGTCCTTTTCCGCGTCTAACTTATAAAGATGCGATGAATAAATATGGCAGTGATAAACCAGATACCCGCTATGGTTTAGAATTAGTTGATGTTTCCGATGTTTTAAAAGATTCGGGTTTTAAAGTTTTTAAAGATGCCATTTCTAAAGGTGGAATTGTGAAAATTCTCCCCATTCCTAACGGTAATGATGCTATTTCCAATGTTCGCATTAAACCCGGTGGAGATATTTTCAAAGAAGCAACAGAAGCAGGAGCTAAAGGTTTAGCTTATATTCGCGTGCGGGATAATGGAGAAATTGACACCATTGGCGCGATTAAAGATAATTTGACACCGGAACAAAAACAGGAAATTTTAACTAGAACTGGTGCAAAAGATGGTCATTTATTATTATTTGCTGCTGCTGATACAGGAACAGTAAATAAAACATTGGATAGGTTGCGTCAGTTTGTTGCTAGGGAATTTAATTTAATTCCAGAAGGGAAAAATAACTTCCTGTGGATCACAGATTTCCCAATGTTTGAATGGAATGCAGATGAGAAAAGATTAGAAGCATTACATCACCCATTTACCGCACCCCATCCCGATGATTTACATGACTTGAAAACCGCCCGCGCTCAAGCTTACGACTTAGTTTTAAATGGTTTTGAAGTCGGTGGTGGCAGTCTGCGAATTTATCAAAGAGAAGTGCAATCACAGGTATTTGAAACTATTGGTTTATCTACCGAAGAAGCACAAAATAAATTCGGCTTTTTATTAGAAGCTTTTGAATATGGGACACCTCCTCATGGTGGTATTGCCTATGGTTTAGATCGCTTGGTAATGTTGTTAGCTGGAGAAGAATCAATTCGTGATGTAATTGCTTTCCCCAAGACACAACAAGCACGCTGTTTATTAACAGATGCACCTTCTGGAGTGGATGGGAAACAGTTGAAAGAACTTCATGTTGCTTCGACGGTGAAACCCAAAGTGAAAGAGTAATTTTAAGATCCCCGACTTCTGTAAATAAATCATATTTGATGAAGATGATTAAATTAAGAAGTCGGGTATCTGGATATTTTGATTAATTTTAATTTAAAATCCCTACTAAAATTTTCATTAATATCTCTAAATCCGTAGGAACTCGATATAACATTAAGTCTTGAGTTATGATTCTTTCATCACGTTGAAAACTGCCAAATTGCCATATATCTCCTGTGGTTACAGCACCATATAATATTGGTTCGTTTCCTGATATCCATTCATTTACAGCAATTAATTCTACTGCAAGTTGAGTAAAACCGCGTGTTAAATCTGCTTGTTTTGCTTCTACAACTAATATTTGATGTTGAGTTTGCAAGTAATAATCTAAGTCACCTCGTAAAAATTGGTTGATTTCAATGGGATATTCAATATTAATTGTTGCTTGGGTAATGTGGGCAATTTCTAATAAAATAGGAGCAATTAATACTTCTCTCCGTGCTGCTTCGCTAGTTAAACTTACTCTTTGAATTGCTTCTTCTAATCTTTCTTTTAAGTCATTTAATCTAGTAATTTGATTGTTAGTTGTTGGAAAATTAATATTACTTTTGATTAAGGTTGCTCCTAGTTCTTGTAAAATATCCGCAGGTGCAAATCTTAAATCAAAGTATTTACGAAAGGTGTAGGTTTCACTGGGTTTGAGAATTTGCGGACGATGGGGGGTAGTCATAAGGTTGTAAGTTATATTGTAGGTTTTTTATTGTCTATATTATAGATTTTATTTCACGCAGAGACGCAGAGGCGCAGAGGAGAGGATAAAAAGTTGTTCACCTGACTTTTTTGAAAGGTTGGTAGTAGATTTATTGGTGAAAATGGGTTATGGTGGTTCAAGACGTGATGCAGGGAGAGCAATTGGTAAAGCTGGAGATGGGGGAATTGATGGAATAATTAAAGAAGATAAATTAGGTTTAGATATTGTTTACATTCAAGCTAAAAAATGGGATAATACAGTTGTTGGTAGACCGGAAATTCAAAAATTTGTCGGTGCTTTACATGGACAAAGAGCAAGAAAAGGTGTTTTTATCACCACTTCTAAATTCTCTCAAGATGCTAGAGAATATGTATCTATAATAGATAGTAAGATTGTTTTAATAGATGGACAAGAATTAGCTCAATTAATGATTGATAATCATGTGGGTGTATCAACTGTCTCTATTTACGAGATTAAAAAAATAGATTCAGACTATTTTACAGACGAGTAATCAAAAACCTCAATCTTCCTCTCTGCGCCTCTGCGTCTCTGCGTGAGCTATGCTAAAAAACAGGGGAAAATCGAAAATCCCCTGTCACCTTTACCGACAAACTTCTACCAAAGTATTAGTGAAATTAGGATAAGAAATAGCCGCAGCTTCAGCACGGTGAATAGTCGTAGTTCCACTAGCATTCAGAGCAGCGATCGCTAAACTCATTCCGATTCTATGATCTGTATGACTATCTACCTCTGCACCCACCAAAGCATTACCACCAGTAATTTCCATCCCATCAGGTAATTCTGTAATTTTACCGCCCATTTTATTTAATTGTTGCGCCATTACGGTAATGCGATCGCTCTCTTTAACTCGCAATTCTGCCGCATCTCTAATAATGGTTGTCCCTTCCGCAAAGGTGGCAGCTACTGCTAAAATGGGAATTTCATCAATTAATCTCGGTATAATATCCCCAGCAATAGTACAGCTTTTTAACTGACTAGAACGCACCCGCACATCTGCAACCGGTTCTCCTGCAACTTCCCGTTGATTTTCTAGCTGGATATCTGCACCCATCATTGCCAAAGCTTCTAAAATTCCCGTGCGGGTGGGGTTAACACCAACATTTTCCACCACTAACTCAGAACCGGGAACAATAGAACCCGCAACTAACCAAAAGGCCGCAGAACTAATATCACCAGGAACAACAACTTTTTGACCGTATAATTTGGCATTACCTGTCACAGTCACGCTGTTGGTTTCCGGGTCTATACTTAATTCTGCCCCAAACGCCTTTAACATCCGTTCACTGTGATCCCGTGATAAAGCGGGTTCGGTGACGGTAGTTTTTCCTTCGGTGTTCAAACCTGCAAGTAAAATACAAGACTTGACTTGTGCTGAGGCGATGGGTGAATGATAATGAATCGGTTTGAGTGCTTGTCCTTGAACTGCTAAAGGTGCTAAAGTATTACCCTTGCGTCCCCAAATTTCAGCAGCCATTTGTTGTAAAGGTTTGACAACACGGGACATAGGACGCGATCGCAACGAGTCATCACCTGTCACCGTAAAAAACCGCCCTGGATGGGAAGCTAACAACCCCAACATTAACCGGATAGTTGTACCAGAGTTACCCGCGTTCAACACATCTACAGGTTCTTGAAAATTACCCAAACCAATACCTTTAACCCGCACCAACTCTGTATTTAATTCGGAAATTTCCGCACCAAGCGCCCGGAAACAGTGAGCAGTGCTACGGGGATCTTCACCTAACAGCAGTCCTTGAATCTCAGTTTCACCTTCCGCGATCGCACCTAACATCAAAGCCCGATGGGAAATAGATTTATCACCAGGAATACTGATACGACCTTGTAGAGACAGTCCAGAGGGAGGACGCTGAATAATTAAGTTTTGAGAAGCGTTTTCTTGAGTTTTTAAAGTTATAATAGCAGCCGACATTATGATACACTAGCTTTTGAATAGGCCGGAAATCTGGCAGTGACTTCAGATGCTGCCACTGCTTCATTCCTCCCTACTATCCTACCGCTTTTCATAGTCCGCAACCCACTCCAATCAGCCCCAGTTTAGACTAGCATTTTTTTAAATCTTGACAAAAATATTCACAACCTTGATACACAGACTGATGATAGCCAGAAAAAACATTGTTTTCGGGTTTTAGCTTTCCATCCTAGCCGTTTGCATCTTGATTTGTGTAGATTAACAAATTAGTAGAGGGAGCAATGCGATTTTGTGGGATGACCCCACCGGAAGAGCGATCGCTAAATAAATATTAAGTAGTAATTAGCAATTTAATACAAGACTAAAGTAATATTACTTAAAGAGTTCAGCCTGAAAAAAGAAGTCTATTGTAACGAACAGAAAAAGTAAATAATCAGATACCCGAATTCTTGAAGAAATCGGGTATCTATCCATCTTTGATTTTAAGGTGCTAATCTGCCTTTACCCAAGCGAGATTTTTTGTACCATTCAGCTATTGCAGGAATCCATTCTTCAAAATGAGGCCACATTAATTCACATAACTTTTGAATTTCTAATTGTGCATCTCTCTTATTTCTCAAATCACAAAAGTGTAAGAAAGACCTAACATTAAAACTGACAACAAAATGCTGACGATAATCAAAGGGCATTTTACCCCTGATATGTTCTTCCGACATTCCCGCTTCAAAATCAATTTTGTATTGTTTGGCAGCTTCTAAACACCATTGTAAATCTGCTGCTCTTTTTTCGGGTGAATAATAATATTTCTTACCTTGTCTATCGGTGTAATATCCCACAGGACGTAAGTAAAAAACATCTTCTATATCTTTTTTACCTTCCACCACTTCAATAAACTGGTTTCCTGTGTACCTAAAAGATTGCACATCAAACGATACACCTACCCTGTGGGTGCGTGCTTGCTGCATGACGCTATGGGGAAAGAAACCACAGTTAAAGACTATTTGCGGATGTTCTAATGGTCCGTAATGTCCTCTTTCTCCTGCTAGGAGTTGCTTAACAATGATTTCACCACATTTGGACTCGGTAGGCCATTTGTCTCGCTGATCATATACAAACCCGTCTGTATAGTCTTGGTGCATCGCAGCATAAATGACTTGTTGGGGGTTTGGTGTTTTGGCAATAACTTCTACTCTAAATTTATCCATAACTACTCAAAATTAAGGTTTTTAATAAAGATAGCAATTAACCAGTTAGCAAGTTGATTGATGAGAAGGGAGAGAAATCAAACTCTCTGGATGATCATACATATATCCCAGATATTCAGATACTTTACAAAAATTAATTTATCTGTTACAGTTCTTAATATAGAGAAAAGTTAAGGAGATAACATAATGGCTACAAACGGTTCTATGGTTGATGATCAAGGCAAAATGAATAACTTTGCAGTTGAACCAAAAGTATATATAGACGAACAAGGCGATCGCACAGGTTTTACACCTTATGCAGAATTACTCAATGGTCGTTTAGCTATGATTGGTTTCATTTCTCTGATAGCCTTAGAAGTATTCACAGGACACGGTGTGATCGGAATTTTAAAAAGCCTGTAGAAAATAATTAAAATCTGCTTACATAACAGCTTACATAACAATTGATAAACTAGAGAGACGGGAAAATTCTCGTCTTTTTAATTTGGGAATGTGGGCAAAAAATTTATGGTATGTTGTCAGCATTAAACAAAGGGGAATCTATGGTTTTAACTGCTTCAACAATGTTACCGCTAGGTACTAAAGCACCAGAATTTCATCTACCAGAAGTAGTATCTGGAGAAAATATTTCACTGGCTAATTTTGCCGATAAAAAAGCATTATTAGTGATGTTTATTTGTCGGCATTGTCCATTTGTGAAGCATATCCAACAAGAATTAGCCAATTTAGGAAAAGATTACTTGAATAGTGATTTGGGAATAGTTGCTATTAGTGCTAACGATGCTCAAAACTACCCAAATGATGCACCTGAATCATTAAAAGAAATGTCCACAGAGTTGGGATTTAAGTTTCCTTTGTGCTACGACGAAACCCAGGAAACAGCAAAAGCTTACACAGCAGCTTGCACACCGGATTTTTTCCTATTTGATCAAGAAAGAAAATTAGTTTATCGCGGACAATTAGATGATAGTCGTCCTAGTAATAATAAACCAGTAACAGGTGCAGATTTACGGGCAGCAATTGAAGCCGTTTTAGCTGATCAAGCTGTCACCAGTGAACAAATTCCCAGTGTGGGTTGTAATATTAAATGGAAACTGGGGAACGAACCTAATTACTTTGGTTAAGAAAATTTTAATCATCTCCAGATTACTCACACATTACTCACACATTCTGATTTCTGAACAGGTGGGAATTTCCCGCCTGACTCCTGAATTATTAACCCTAAAAATCCACAAATAAAATCAACAAATAAAAATTAACCTATGAGGGGTGAAATTCTATTTTTCTAGTGTTTATTGGTTGTACTGGACGAGCATTTACTTGATATAACTTTTGGAAAGCTGCAATTTGTTTTTCAGAAACTTGAGTTGCTTGTGTCAGTACATTCCATTTTACATTTTCGCTGCATGGTGGTGTAGTTAGTGAACCGATATAACTGAAAAAAGCTTTATTTTTAGGTAGTAAATTAGCAGCGTTAATCGTATAATTTTCAATGTCATTGATTTTTCCTACTGCGGGAATATGCTGCCAAATCTGATCGATGAAGGGATTAGCTGAACCTTTATTCATCATCACTCCCACAACTGCTAATTGGTTTTTAGCATTGCGATGTACTAAGTGCATTTCCAGAGCAGATGCTTTATTATTAATAGTATGTTCACTGGGTATATGAAAATGAAACTGGATGAGTTCATATTCCTCATCGTTAATTTTCATAGTGCTACCTGGGAGGTAATTGACTTGGACAGTATAACCATTATTAACAACTAATAAAGGTGTGGGTTGATAGTTAAACTCTATTTGTACAGGAGTTGCTTCTACTGCATTATTTATATTGATAGGAGATTGATTTTTCCCTAGTTCACAAAGCGCAAAATCAGGACTGATTTCTCCCCAATGAGTAGGATTTGCTGCACCTGCATAGCTCCATTCTGGTGTATTTTCCTCAGCTATGACTGGTTTAGGAAATACAGCCATTAACCCTATTAAAAATACTACAATTACTATAAGATTTAGAAACAAAAGGTTTTTTATTTTCCAGATTAGTTTCATCCTACTCAAATCTATACCTCAATAAAATATAATTAAAAATGCAAAGGATCACAATTCAAATTTCCCAACTTCAAGAGACAAAAATTTTATTAACACCCCAACAACAACATTATTTATTGCGAGTTTTGCGATTACAAGATGGGGATAAATTTATCGCAATGGATGGTATGGGTAAATGGTGGTTAACCCAGTTAACAGGAGAAACAGGAGAGATTTTAGAATTACTGGAAGTGAAAACCGAGTTACCTGTATCTATTACTTTGATGGTAGCTTTACCAAAAGGAAATGGTTTTGATGATGTTGTCCGTTGTTGTACGGAGTTAGGTGTAACTTGTATTGTACCAGTTTTGAGCGATCGCACCTTATTAAATCCCAGTCCCCAAAAATTAGAACGTTGGCAGCGCATAGCTGCTGAAGCTGCGGAACAGTCAGAGCGTGCTTTTGTCCCTATCATTTTAGAACCTGTAGCTTTTAGCACTGCTTTAAATGAACGTGCAGCAAATCAGCGTTATAAGCGTTATATTTGTGAAGCGCGGGGAAATTATCCACATTTAATAAAAGTCCTAAATAACCTCTCTGGTGAAATTGTAGGTGAAAATATAGGTGAAAATATAGGTGAAATTGTCATTGCCACAGGACCAGAAGGAGGATGGACAGATAAGGAAATTGAAATGGCTATAAAAGCCAAATTTCAGCCTGTTGCCCTGGGTTGTCGCATTCTCCGCGCTGTCACTGCCCCAATTGTAGCATTATCCTTGATTGCCGCTGCTTGTGAAGCATAAACCGCAATACTTTAGACATCTGGTGAAAATAATGGTAGGGACAATTCATGAATTGTCCCTAGAACGGGTTTCTGGTTATGCAAACCCTAATTACTGGATATGTCTTTTGTGATAATTATTCAGAAGTGAATGTAATTTGCTGAATGTGAGTATAGTGGGTATAAATGATATATCTCATGCACCAAGATAAAGATAACGCTGTTTGCGTCTTTACTTCTAGGGGTGAGAAATTCATTTAAGTTTATATAAAGTCATGTTGGAAGAAGTGATCGCCGCCTTTGAACGCAAAGACTACCAAACCGCAGTTACATTAATTAAACCATTACTCAAACAATCACCGGAAGATCCTTGGGTGCAATTTTATTTTGCACGGTTACAGGAAGTTTATGAAAAGCGACAGGAAGCAGAAAAAATTTATCGTCAACTTTTGAAAGTGACCATCAATAATAAAATCATTTCCCAAGCACGTCAAGGTATACAAAGAATCAAAGATTTTGAACAAACAGAAAGACAAAAAGCCATTGCTCAAGCAATAGCAGAACCAAGTAATAATGAACCAGGAATTTTAGTTTTAGAACCGATTAATAATCAACTAAAAACCTTAGCTGCACCCAAATTTGCCCAAATTATGCAAATTGATACTTACTCAGCTAGACTCATGTTACCTAGTCGTAGTTGGCGAGTATACCGCACAGGAAAAATAGGCGAAATGCAATTTTATGGCAAACAATTACAACAAGCTGGGATTCCCTGTTTTTGGTTAAAAATATCCCAAATTCAACAAATTCAAGTACATCAAGTCCAATATTTTTCTGAATCATCACCTAACCCAAAAGTTGTATGTGTCAGTTCAGAAAATCAACTTGGTTCTTTGAGTTTTGATTGGTCAGAAGTCACAGCCAAAGTTGTGGGACTTTTACCTATTTTTGAACAGGTAGTAGATATTAATGTTCGTGGTAAATTAGAACGGAAAACCCAAACTCAAGACTATTACCAATTTTGTGATTTACACCTACCAGAAAGACGTAGTATTTTAAGAATTTATGACAATGGCTATGAATTTCAAAAAGGTTTAGAAATCACTCCCCAAGCTACACAAAACACAATTAGAATTAATTGGAATAGTTTGATGAGTTGGGTTGAGCAAAAAATACCTCAAGTTAAAACCTCGTCAGATTTTCAACCTTTTGGAGAAACAGTTTTAGATCAAACAGAAGTGCTAAATCAAATTCCCTCTCATATTCAATTATTTAGGAGGGAAAATACTAATTGGGATGCAGCTTTTCAGTTATACAGTGGAATTGTGTTTGTGAAAAACTGTTCAAGTAATTAATAAATCAGTAAGTTTGAGATTTTGGATTAAAGATAGGATTTGTCTTTGTGTTTGTAGTTGGGGCTTTAGCCCTGATTTTGAGGACTAAAGTCCTCACTACGAGCAATATATTCTATATTAAACAAGTTAATTAATCCAAAATCTAAAATCCAAAATCTAAAATCCAAACTTTACTTATTCAGGAGTTTTTACTTGACGGGCCATATCCAGAAAAATATTCATGTTCGCACCTGGACGACGACGACCACCAAAAGATTGTCCCATTAAATATTTGGTTGCAAAATTTGTTTCAGTTGCTACTGCGGGTTTCGCGGGTTCTGCTTTGGGGGTTGGTGCTTGAGCGGGTTCTGCTTTGGGGGTTGGCGCTTGAGCGGGTTCTACTTTTGCTGCTGCTGCTGGTGCTACGGGTGCTGCTGCTGGTGTAGTTTCTCCAACTTCTTCTTTTAGTTCCAAGTAGTATTCATCTTTTTTGCCAAATAACCCACCAATGAAACCAAGAATACCACCGATTAAATTTTTGATAAATCCAAACATGACAATTTCTCCTGTTTTTAAATTTTTGTCATATCACCGTAATTGTAAATTATTTCAACATAATTTTACATTTTGTTGCCATAATCATTGCGGTAATAAGCTGTAATAACTTTAGGGATTTTTACTAAATCGCCTTGTAGTCATTCTATAGGCCAATTGTTATGACTTCATTACAACTATTAGCGACTTATGAATACCAGCGAAATCATTATTAAATCTTACCGTATCTATAAGCAAGATTCTGAGATATTCCTTAACAAAATTTAACAACATTGGTTAATTGCAAAAACTGTCATAGCTTTTGGGTTGATAGCTCTGATACTTGTTTATATTTTTTACATAATCACATCAAATCAGATTTGATGAATACTGATATCATGTCCGGCTAATCGCTTACGATAAAAGAGGTGAGTGCAAAGATGACCAATGCCGAAACGAATTAGTGTAGCCACACATCTGAGTATTGAAGAGTTAGAAAAACGTTACCGTCAAGCTAAAGACGGGATAGAAAGCCGTCAGTACCAGATTATTTGGTTAGTAGCGCAAGGCAAAAAAACGGAAGAAATCGAGGAAATCACTGGCTACAGCAGAACATGGATGTACGCATTGGTAAAAAGATACAACGAGTTAGGGATCGAAGGATTAGGCGATCGTAGACAGTTAAACCAAGGTACACAGCCGCTAGTAGATGATATCCAGCAGGCACATTTATGGAAATTCAGTTGTGGTGCGAAGATGAACATCGCTTGGGACTTAAACCAGTTTTACGACGAGTTTATGTACCAGAAGGAGAACAACCAATTGCTGATGTGAATTGGCGGTTTAAATGGCTATGGTTGTATGCTTTTGTACATCCTAAAACTGGAGAAACCTATTGGTGGATTCTTCCTTATGTGAACACAGAGCTATTCAATCAGGTTTTAGCCGATTTTGCTCAAGAATTTGGCTTAGGTGCTAATAAACGTATTCTTTTAGCCGTTGATCAAGCCGGATGGCATACCAGTAAGAGTTTACAGATTCCCGAAGGGCTGCATTTAACATTATTACCATCTCACTCACCTGAATTACAACCCGCAGAAAGGCTTTGGACTTTGGTGGACGAACCAATTGCTAATCAATCTTTTGAGACACTCGATGATTTAGAGGATGTCTTATTTCATCGGTGTCAATCTTTACTCCAACAGCCTGATTTAATTCGTGGTTTGACGGGTTTTCATTGGTGGTTGCAAACTGGCGCTTAATCGTAAGTCATTACCCGGACATGATATGAGACAAAAAAACGGTAGAGAACCGAAATCCTCCACCGTTTTTTTATTATTAAAAAAATCCTAACTACAACTCAACACCAGGAGTCAACAACTCCCGACTTTCCTTAGCTGTAACTTGGACAACACCATTTTCATCCACATCAACGTAAGCAATATCACCGTCTTTGATGCGTCCAGACAGAATTTCTTCCGCCAAACTATCTTCCAACAAGCGCATAATTGCCCGACGTAATGGTCTTGCACCGTAGCTGGGGCTGTAACCTTCTTGAATCAAGCGGTCCTTGAAGCGATCGCTCACTTCCAAAGTAATGCCTTTTTCTGTCAACCGACCAAACACTTCTTTAAGCATAATGTCGGCGATTTCAGTCACTTCAGCCTTATTCAACTGACGGAAGACGATAATTTCATCCAAACGGTTCAAGAACTCAGGACGGAAGTATTGCTTCAGTTCCTCATTCACCAAAGAACGAATCCGGTTGTATTGAGACTCAGTTTGATCCTCAGCAAACTCGAAACCAATACCGCTACCACCCTTCTCAATTACCTTAGAACCAATGTTAGAAGTCAAAATTAACAAAGTGTTCTTAAAGTCCACTGTGCGTCCTTTAGCATCAGTCAAACGACCATCTTCTAAAATTTGCAGCAGCATATTGAAAACATCAGGGTGCGCTTTTTCGATTTCGTCAAACAGCACCACAGTGTAAGGACGACGGCGTACAGCTTCTGTTAACTGACCACCTTCGTTATAACCAACGTAACCTGGAGGTGAACCGATCAACTTACTGACGGTGTGACGCTCCATGTACTCGGACATATCTAAGCGAATCATTGCTTCTTCAGAACCGAAGAAGTAAGAAGCCAAGGACTTAGCCAACTCGGTTTTACCTACCCCAGTCGGACCAGAGAAGACAAAACTCGCAATGGGTCGGTTAGGATTCTTCAAACCAACTCTAGCGCGACGAATCGCACGGGAAACAGCTTTCACAGCATCATCTTGACCGATGAGGCGCTGATGTAAGGTGTCTTCCATGTGCAGCAACTTCTCAGATTCAGATTCAGTGAGTTTATTCACTGGTACACCAGTCCAAGAAGCAACGATATGAGCGATGTCTTCCTCTGTAACTACAGGTTCAACACCATCACCACCGGCTGCATTGGTTTTAGTTTGAGCAATGGTGCGGATTTCCGCTTTAATTTCCATTTCTCTGTCGCGCAGTTCTCCAGCACGGTCGAAGTCTTGAGAACGAACAGCATCATCTTTTTCTTTTAAGATTTGCCGCAGTTCCTTATCTAACTCCTTCGCTGCTGGGGGTAGCTGGGAGTTAATCAAACGGACGCGAGAACCAGCTTCATCAATTAAGTCAATAGCTTTATCTGGAAGGTAGCGATCGCTAATATATCTATCAGACAACTTCGCCGCCGCCACTAAAGCTTCATCGGAGATTTTTAACTTGTGGTGCGCTTCATAGCGATCGCGCAAACCATATAAAATTTCTATTGTTTCATCAACGGTCGGTTCACCCACCATCACAGGCTGAAAACGTCTTTCCAACGCTGCATCCCGTTCAATGTGCTTGCGGTACTCATCCAAAGTAGTAGCGCCGATACACTGCAACTCACCTCGCGCCAAAGCTGGCTTGAGGATATTCGCAGCATCAATCGCCCCTTCAGCAGCACCAGCACCGATTAAAGTATGAACCTCGTCAATTACCAGGATGACATTACCCGCTTGGCGGATCTCATCCATGATTTTCTTTAGACGTTCTTCAAATTCACCCCGGTACTTAGTTCCTGCAACCAGTAAACCAATATCCAGAGTTACCACCCGTTTATCTTCCAGGATATCCGGGATATCTTTGTTAGCGATGCGACTGGCTAAACCTTCAGCAATGGCTGTTTTACCCACCCCAGGTTCACCAATCAGCACTGGATTATTTTTAGTCCGGCGACCCAAAATTTGAATCACACGCTCGATTTCCTTGGCGCGTCCCACCACAGGATCGAGTTTGTTATCCACAGCCATTTGGGTCAAATTCGAGCCAAATTCATCCAAAGTTGGGGTTTTTGTGCGACCCGAAGAACCGCCAGGAGTCACTTCCGCAGTTT contains:
- a CDS encoding tetratricopeptide repeat protein, producing MLEEVIAAFERKDYQTAVTLIKPLLKQSPEDPWVQFYFARLQEVYEKRQEAEKIYRQLLKVTINNKIISQARQGIQRIKDFEQTERQKAIAQAIAEPSNNEPGILVLEPINNQLKTLAAPKFAQIMQIDTYSARLMLPSRSWRVYRTGKIGEMQFYGKQLQQAGIPCFWLKISQIQQIQVHQVQYFSESSPNPKVVCVSSENQLGSLSFDWSEVTAKVVGLLPIFEQVVDINVRGKLERKTQTQDYYQFCDLHLPERRSILRIYDNGYEFQKGLEITPQATQNTIRINWNSLMSWVEQKIPQVKTSSDFQPFGETVLDQTEVLNQIPSHIQLFRRENTNWDAAFQLYSGIVFVKNCSSN
- a CDS encoding ATP-dependent Clp protease ATP-binding subunit, which translates into the protein MFERFTEKAIKVIMLAQEEARRLGHNFVGTEQILLGLIGEGTGVAAKVLKSMGVNLKDARIEVEKIIGRGSGFVAVEIPFTPRAKRVLELSLEEARQLGHNYIGTEHLLLGLIREGEGVAARVLENLGVDLSKVRTQVIRMLGETAEVTPGGSSGRTKTPTLDEFGSNLTQMAVDNKLDPVVGRAKEIERVIQILGRRTKNNPVLIGEPGVGKTAIAEGLASRIANKDIPDILEDKRVVTLDIGLLVAGTKYRGEFEERLKKIMDEIRQAGNVILVIDEVHTLIGAGAAEGAIDAANILKPALARGELQCIGATTLDEYRKHIERDAALERRFQPVMVGEPTVDETIEILYGLRDRYEAHHKLKISDEALVAAAKLSDRYISDRYLPDKAIDLIDEAGSRVRLINSQLPPAAKELDKELRQILKEKDDAVRSQDFDRAGELRDREMEIKAEIRTIAQTKTNAAGGDGVEPVVTEEDIAHIVASWTGVPVNKLTESESEKLLHMEDTLHQRLIGQDDAVKAVSRAIRRARVGLKNPNRPIASFVFSGPTGVGKTELAKSLASYFFGSEEAMIRLDMSEYMERHTVSKLIGSPPGYVGYNEGGQLTEAVRRRPYTVVLFDEIEKAHPDVFNMLLQILEDGRLTDAKGRTVDFKNTLLILTSNIGSKVIEKGGSGIGFEFAEDQTESQYNRIRSLVNEELKQYFRPEFLNRLDEIIVFRQLNKAEVTEIADIMLKEVFGRLTEKGITLEVSDRFKDRLIQEGYSPSYGARPLRRAIMRLLEDSLAEEILSGRIKDGDIAYVDVDENGVVQVTAKESRELLTPGVEL